In Bifidobacterium adolescentis ATCC 15703, the sequence TTCATCCTCGTGTGGCCTCATGTCGGCGATGACATGCTTGCAAAGGAGCGAATGCGTGTGTCGTCTCGAGTGACTGTCGGGAATCAACGACCGTTTGTCGACTGTTTTCCGATCTTGGTTCCGGGCGGCTTCGTCGTGTTCGCGACGGCGTTTGATCTGGACGATGGTCCAGTCGTTGGCGATGCCTTCCCAGTTGTCGGCAAGATGGCGTGCGGAATCAACGCGTCCGAGCCAATGTGTGTTCGCCGGCAGCCAGTCAATGATGTCGAAGATCAGAGCCATCGCGACCGCATGATTATCACCATTGGCTTTGGTAACACGTCCGATGAGATCCGAAGTTCTCGCAAAATCCCGTCCGGTAGGTTTCGACGTAGACAGCGCCAGCCTGGAACGGACGGAAGCGAGACGATCCATCACCCTCCACACATCGGCGCTGGCGTCTTCCACACGTTCCATCCTCTTCTCCTCGATGATGCGCTTCCCGCCTGCGGGGAGCTTTCCCGTAGGGAGAGAGGGGTTGCTAGTTGGTCTTTTGTTAGTAGTTGGGCATTCTGACCGGTCTGAAGGGACAGGATGTCCACTCTCGTTTTCGTCGCTTTTCTGAGGGTGGGCATTCTGACCGGTCTGTGGAATCGGCATGCTTTCAACGTTTTCGTCAGGGTGGGCATTCTGACCGGTCTGCCTTTCCACCATTTCTCCGGCACGTTCGGAAGCCCCCTCGTCAGCCATTGAGGCGAAGTTCTCCACAAGCACGTCATAGACCTTGCTGCGATATCCCCTGCGTTTGAGCTCGCCGGTGGTTGTGTCACGCACATTCCATGACTGATCGGGGCTGAGCCTCATGTAACCAATCTCGCATAGGCGGGCCAGCGCTCGGCGGACCGTCTTCTCGTCGCAGAAACACGCTTTCGCGACCGTGGTAAGCGACGGCCACGCGCAACGTCCGTCCATGTAGTAGGAGCGGAAGGCGTAGTATGCGAGTACCGCGCCCATCGTCGGACTGATTTTTGGATCGTTTAGTCTGTACACCTTCTCAAGAGTCCCGGCTGTCATCGTCCACCGCCAATCAGCTTGGCGATGCTTCTTAGCAGGCTGACGAGCGCTGACAGTACGGTCGCGATAAGAGACAAGACCGGCAACAACAGACCGAGACATACCAGAGCCGCGGCCGCGAACACGATATACATGGCCTCCATTACAGACGCTTCCCTTCCCCATTGATGGAATGGGTTGCGGAGGGGTGTGCAGCCATCGAAGCGGAACGCTTCCCTTCCCCATTGATGGAATGGGTTGCGGAGGGGTGTGCAGCCATCGAAGCGGAACGCTTCCCTCGTTCTGTATGCAAATCCACCTCAGCCGATGAGCCTGTGCCCTCCTCGTTCTTGTTCTCCAACCTGTCGACGTTGTCCGCGATGCGCTTGACCGAGCATCCAAAGTTGTCCCAATCGCCGTGTTGCGAGTTTGGATTACGGCCTACGGCTCTATCTCTTTCCACACTCCTTTCTTTCGAAACTGCATGTCTGACGCGGACGCATACCGTCATCGGACTTGAATGGTCGGCGCAACATTTATAGGGTTTACTTAGGGTGGTTATGAGTCTGTGCCGTGCCATGCTTCGACACCAGTGTCGTGACATCAGAACCGCTTCGTCGGATGTTGTAGACAATGTGTACCATTCAGTACTGATCTGCAATCTACACTTGACGTTGGAAACGCCTTGGATGGTGGTTTCAGCTATCATAATATATGTGGACCTTTCTTCG encodes:
- a CDS encoding helix-turn-helix domain-containing protein, which produces MTAGTLEKVYRLNDPKISPTMGAVLAYYAFRSYYMDGRCAWPSLTTVAKACFCDEKTVRRALARLCEIGYMRLSPDQSWNVRDTTTGELKRRGYRSKVYDVLVENFASMADEGASERAGEMVERQTGQNAHPDENVESMPIPQTGQNAHPQKSDENESGHPVPSDRSECPTTNKRPTSNPSLPTGKLPAGGKRIIEEKRMERVEDASADVWRVMDRLASVRSRLALSTSKPTGRDFARTSDLIGRVTKANGDNHAVAMALIFDIIDWLPANTHWLGRVDSARHLADNWEGIANDWTIVQIKRRREHDEAARNQDRKTVDKRSLIPDSHSRRHTHSLLCKHVIADMRPHEDEYSHEGSLRYGKPSEWQTACMRHADKLNRRDGIKVTE